The Buttiauxella selenatireducens genome has a window encoding:
- a CDS encoding DsrE/DsrF/TusD sulfur relay family protein — translation MQKIVIIANGAAYGSESLFNSLRLAIALCDQQPQPEVKLFLMSDAVTAGLRGQKPAEGYNIQQMLEILTAQNVSVKLCKTCTDGRGISALPLVEGVEIGTLVELAEWTLSADKVLTF, via the coding sequence ATGCAAAAGATTGTGATTATTGCTAACGGGGCTGCATACGGCAGCGAATCTCTGTTCAACAGCCTGCGACTGGCAATCGCACTGTGCGACCAGCAACCACAGCCGGAAGTGAAATTGTTTCTCATGTCTGATGCGGTGACCGCCGGTTTGCGCGGCCAGAAACCCGCTGAAGGCTACAACATCCAGCAGATGCTTGAGATTTTAACGGCGCAAAATGTGTCAGTGAAATTATGCAAAACGTGTACTGACGGGCGCGGTATCTCGGCGCTGCCGCTGGTAGAAGGTGTAGAAATTGGCACGTTGGTGGAATTAGCCGAGTGGACGCTAAGCGCTGATAAAGTATTAACGTTCTGA